A single window of Manduca sexta isolate Smith_Timp_Sample1 chromosome 15, JHU_Msex_v1.0, whole genome shotgun sequence DNA harbors:
- the LOC115443802 gene encoding tonsoku-like protein: MEEEKLIRKKKKALNGSNRRALAEACNDLATYYYKNNRYDDALEEYKSEASICKELGLRMEWGTCNRMIGEMYMLLAEFDKALKFEERHLSVAKEFKNLVEEQRAMATLGRIYLLQGQSTCDEEEAKISLKAAEKAFMKSLVLCENLSGKVTKHELMDMRARLLLNIGVVQEHLGSLDKAIECIHKSITICSSQDLYEVLHNCYTTEALLHSNKKKDYAKALSCLNKALEVASRLEDKVLKTCETLSSKAEILCKMSDYQSAKQVLLKAWKLKTPDEDERVNIETNLRVVAAMCYTEDLLVSTVPSDHITFKKLYEKLGDGACHLKNYAGAAEYYLKMLDHAVLAGDCGKTLIPIYVSLYQTYKDMGSYNEALMYYEKEYELIKDVPKESFTTLYNIAETLFLAKKPYDQVEKACLEARNAAREWNKKKYEIRALKSLLKYQEEYFETEKVEDTKAELRALGYNNFDSLENSDDEQSSAGGGDDDTTHIGDDICLDDLTDVSDTNEEDVTETKRETRKRGKGYSIKKNMKGETQLHVACISGNKLLVDRLIAKGHPVNIRDNAGWLPLHEACIHGHIEIANILINNGANVNDRGGANCDGITPLYDAASNGHLQVVQLLIDKGAIPSLKTDFGETPLHVLQKWRAGTILTKDEETLYNNICNKIHSHIDKTNADIVLNRSKSKTPIKEPKEVTPPSTSKSINRIKELDSPALRRRNIIDDDSDEEINLSQNVRREIAFPSDDSDSDDAKIIKSKNDISGVLEYRSAISALRNRVTDDLPEVNVKNTKPKPALLNPEEVDDDWLEDDMGINKTKKRKLTDPLTVVAKKPSYESIKDSIDSINKMTEPLVDSNRLKQKKSRISDIIDVSENSSDSDNFQKNENVCPKISPSESMRNITRELNDSKNKDSRENMKRRWKRQSTLLKAGFRRKRDDFDQSSNSGSDNEFTRIPSKRSTPTGTFSRHGSGENFNNYNEGFNIVQNINPNIVQPMNVIQPIKIMQSNKNGRPVQTQILPPAAVKVHIEDKTLLISLKLDAINRLTISWLVEEVKSRYYKLTGVRPVFSLMTLDGAILSEEDPLSLVLSSPELKTCITNWKASPAEERYLECCEALGVSPSEEIQQAVGRSHTTRRLALGAKTLPPSQMRPLFRALTHQSHITAIMISDNNLGDAGLKHLTECLCTLKHLTHLDVSRNNVSGEGIKTFANMFEKSTRPVCQTLEELDLSANPISDDGFRSVVKICQYVRLRVLKLNNCNITSNAMCNSAINQSNKMNLDNIESVDISNNDLKQPLACCLLTSLNPNVLVDLEMDNTGVMANIVGTIASFMDTAKELKIRRFGLSNCNLADGQFMRIFRSLGRAKHLQTITLKNNALTFITLKKLLQRQPPVPQINLEGCQDIFKYSPDSDFHVWLPAIDFGRCIPEINVTPVSKSDAERESYKSFSKTWLNCFKGRGIIEHCDGGVIKFTAR, from the exons ATGGAAGAAGAAA AACTTATCCGAAAGAAGAAAAAAGCACTAAATGGAAGTAACAGGAGGGCTTTAGCTGAAGCCTGTAATGATTTAGCgacttattattacaaaaataaccgCTACGACGATGCTTTGGAAGAGTATAAAAGCGAGGCATCAATTTGTAAAGAGTTGGGCCTCCGAATGGAATGGGGCACTTGCAACAGGATGATTGGCGAGATGTACATGCTCCTAGCAGAGTTTGATAAGGCTTTGAAGTTCGAAGAACGACATTTGT CTGTAGCCAAGGAATTTAAGAATTTAGTTGAAGAGCAAAGAGCCATGGCCACATTGGGTAGGATATATTTGCTGCAAGGTCAAAGCACCTGTGATGAGGAAGAAGCTAAAATATCTCTCAAAGCTGCTGAAAAAGCATTCATGAAAAGCCTTGTGTTGTGTGAAAA cTTAAGTGGCAAAGTTACAAAACATGAACTGATGGATATGAGAGCCCGACTCCTATTAAACATTGGTGTTGTTCAAGAACACTTAGGGTCCTTAGACAAGGCAATAGAATGTATCCACAAATCCATCACAATATGCAGCAGTCAAGATTTGTATGAGGTTTTACATAACTGCTACACTACGGAAGCTTTGTTGCATAGTAATAAGAAGAAAGATTATGCCAAGGCTCTGAGTTGCTTGAACAAAGCCCTTGAAGTTGCCAGCAGGCTTGAAGACAAG gttcTCAAAACATGTGAAACATTATCTTCAAAGGCGGAAATATTGTGCAAAATGTCAGATTATCAAAGTGCTAAACAGGTGTTGTTAAAGGCTTGGAAATTGAAAACTCCTGATGAGGATGAGAGGGTTAACATTGAGACTAATCTGAGAGTTG TGGCCGCTATGTGTTACACAGAAGATCTTCTAGTATCAACTGTTCCCTCAGACCATATTACCTTCAAGAAGCTGTATGAAAAGCTAGGAGATGGTGCATGCCACCTCAAGAACTATGCGGGCGCAGCAGAATACTATCTTAAAATGCTGGATCATGCAGTGTTAGCCGGAGATTGTGGAAAAACACTTATTCCTATTTATGTCAG tttatatcaAACATACAAAGACATGGGATCTTACAATGAAGCCCTTATGTACTATGAGAAGGAATATGAATTGATTAAGGATGTGCCTAAAGAGTCTTTTACCACATTGTACAATATTGCGGAGACCTTATTCCTGGCCAAGAAACCTTATGACCAGGTTGAGAAGGCTTGCTTGGAAGCCAGGAATGCT GCGCgtgaatggaataaaaaaaaatatgaaataaggGCGCTAAAAAGTCTCCTCAAATACCAAGAAGAATATTTTGAAACTGAAAAAGTTGAAGACACTAAGGCCGAGCTTAGAGCTTTGGGTTACAACAATTTTGATAGTCTAGAAAATTCTGATGATGAACAAAGCTCGGCAGGGGGTGGTGATGATGATACCACGCATATTGGTGATGATATTTGCTTGGATGATCTTACAG ATGTATCTGACACAAATGAAGAAGATGTCACAGAAACTAAACGTGAAACTAGAAAACGTGGCAAAGGATACTCTATCAAGAAGAATATGAAGGGAGAAACACAGCTGCATGTG GCATGTATATCAGGAAACAAACTACTAGTAGACAGATTGATAGCTAAAGGTCATCCAGTAAATATAAGGGATAATGCGGGCTGGCTACCGTTACACGAGGCTTGTATCCATGGTCACATTGAAATCGCTAATATATTGATCAACAACGGAGCTAATGTTAATGATAGAGGAGGAGCTAAttgtgatg GTATAACACCCCTCTACGATGCTGCTAGTAATGGCCATTTACAAGTTGTACAATTACTAATAGATAAAGGTGCTATACCATCATTAAAAACTGATTTCGGTGAAACACCCTTACATGTTTTACAAAAATGGCGAGCCGGTACAATACTCACTAAAGACGAAgaaacactttacaataacaTATGCAATAAGATACATAGTCACATCGACAAGACTAATGCCGATATAGTATTGAATAGATCGAAATCCAAAACTCCAATTAAGGAACCAAAAGAAGTGACGCCGCCTAGTACTTCAAAAAGTATCAATCGAATTAAGGAATTAGATTCACCAGCTCTGAGAAGGAGGAATATTATTGACGATGACAGCGATGAAGAGATAAATCTATCACAGAATGTCAGAAGGGAAATCGCCTTTCCATCCGACGATTCCGATTCAGACGatgctaaaataattaaaagtaaaaatgacATATCTGGAGTATTGGAGTACAGAAGTGCAATATCGGCATTAAGAAATAGAGTTACAGATGATCTTCCCGAAGTGAATGTAAAGAACACTAAACCGAAACCAGCTTTGTTAAACCCAGAAGAAGTAGACGATGATTGGCTTGAAGATGACATGGGAATCAACAAAACGAAGAAGAGAAAACTAACTGACCCTCTAACAGTTGTTGCAAAGAAACCTTCGTACGAGAGTATCAAAGACTCGATTGACAGTATAAACAAGATGACAGAACCACTCGTTGATAGTAATAGATTGAAGCAAAAGAAATCCCGCATAAGTGACATTATAGACGTGAGCGAGAATAGTTCAGATTCAGATAACTTCCAGAAAAATGAAAACGTGTGTCCGAAAATAAGCCCATCTGAATCCATGAGGAACATAACTAGGGAACTTAACGACTCCAAAAATAAAGACAGCAGAGAAAATATGAAACGAAGATGGAAACGACAAAGCACCTTATTAAAGGCCGGATTTCGTAGAAAAAGAGACGATTTCGATCAATCAAGTAATAGTGGGAGTGACAATGAATTCACAAGGATCCCTTCTAAAAGATCAACTCCCACAGGAACTTTCTCCCGACATGGGTCAGGAGAGAATTTCAACAATTACAATGAAGGATTTAATATAGTCCAAAACATAAACCCTAATATAGTCCAGCCTATGAATGTGATACAgcctataaaaataatgcaatcaaataaaaatggaaGACCAGTACAGACACAAATACTGCCGCCCGCGGCTGTTAAAGTTCACATCGAGGACAAAACATTACTTATTTCTTTGAAATTGGACGCAATAAATAGATTGACAATCAGCTGGCTGGTTGAAGAAGTTAAAAGTcgatattataa attaacaGGTGTAAGACCAGTGTTTAGTCTGATGACGCTAGATGGTGCGATATTGTCGGAGGAGGATCCTTTGAGCCTAGTGCTCTCATCTCCTGAGTTGAAGACTTGTATCACCAATTGGAAAGCGTCGCCAGCTGAGGAACGATATTTGGAGTGTTGCGAGGCTTTGGGAGTAT CACCATCTGAGGAAATCCAACAAGCTGTGGGGCGGAGTCATACCACCCGCAGACTGGCGCTAGGAGCGAAAACACTACCACCATCACAAATGAGACCTTTATTCCGAGCACTCACGCACCAATCTCACATCACTGCGATCATGATATCAGACAACAACCTAGGAGATGCTGGCCTCAAACATTTGACCGAATGTTTGTGTACATTAAAACACTTGACGCATCTAGATGTTAGCCGAAACAACGTCAGTGGCGAAGGCATCAAAACGTTCGCGAATATGTTTGAAAAATCTACAAGGCCAGTGTGCCAAACGCTTGAAGAGTTGGATTTGAGTGCGAATCCGATATCGGATGACGGTTTTCGAAGTGTTGTGAAAATATGTCAATATGTGAGATTAAGAGTGTTGAAGCTAAATAATTGCAATATAACTAGTAATGCAATGTGTAATAGTGCTATAAATCAATCAAACAAAATGAATTTAGATAACATAGAATCTGTAgatataagtaataatgatTTGAAGCAACCATTGGCTTGTTGTTTGCTGACGTCGTTGAATCCAAATGTATTGGTTGATTTGGAGATGGATAATACAGGAGTGATGGCCAATATTGTGGGCACTATTGCGAGTTTCATGGACACCGCGAAAGAATTGAAGATCAGGCGATTCGGCTTGTCAAATTGTAATTTGGCAGATGGACAGTTTATGAGGATATTCAG GAGTCTAGGCCGCGCGAAGCACTTACAAACAATAACACTGAAAAACAACGCGCTAACTTTCATCACATTAAAGAAATTGCTCCAAAGGCAGCCACCAGTACCACAAATAAACCTAGAAGGGTGTCAGGACATATTCAAATATTCTCCAGACTCAGATTTCCATGTTTGGCTACCGGCCATCGACTTCGGAAGGTGTATACCAGAGATCAATGTGACTCCTGTATCCAAAAGTGATGCAGAGAGAGAAAGTTACAAGTCATTCTCGAAGACTTGGTTGAACTGCTTTAAAGGCAGAGGTATTATAGAACATTGTGATGGTGGTGTAATTAAGTTTACTGCTCGGTGA
- the LOC115443798 gene encoding uncharacterized protein LOC115443798 — protein MDKIIEMVRNEPCLYDTNHTNYNNKTLKEMLWARIAKDLKYKDGAAAKDSWQKLRNCHRDAIRRRKKLYKSGIVCNKTWKFEKQMEFLVPHMTNRPSTGTPSENLSQTDIKSEDIANYHDDFEEDNNDPLVDVSQFVPFPRPTLITKTVNNHEIRPTVGDEDDLRHFFNTMYTITKKMPALTQHKLKRKIFNIISDEEEYLLQARSMADNSDSK, from the exons ATGGATAAAATCATAGAAATGGTGCGTAACGAGCCATGTTTATATGACACAAATCATActaactacaataataaaacattgaaagAGATGTTATGGGCAAGAATTGCCAAGGACCTAAAATACAAAGACG gaGCAGCAGCAAAAGATTCGTGGCAAAAACTACGTAATTGTCACCGTGATGCAATTAGAAGgcgaaaaaaattatacaaaagcGGTATCGTTTGTAATAAAACGTGgaaatttgaaaaacaaatggaGTTTCTGGTGCCCCACATGACAAACCGACCGTCGACTGGCACCCCGTCTGAAAATCTAAGCCAAACTGACATTAAATCAGAAGACATAGCTAACTATCACGATGACTTTGAAGAAGACAATAACGACCCATTAGTCGATGTTTCGCAATTTGTGCCTTTTCCTAGACCAACATTGATCACTAAAACTGTCAATAATCACGAAATAAGACCTACTGTTGGTGACGAAGATGATCTTCGCCATTTTTTCAACACAATGTATACTATAACAAAGAAAATGCCCGCTCTGActcaacataaattaaaaagaaaaatatttaacattatctcTGATGAGGAAGAATACTTACTGCAAGCTAGATCAATGGCTGATAACAGTGATAGTAAGTAG
- the LOC115443796 gene encoding mitochondrial carrier homolog 2 → MDEIEKEKIAALPSQLLVTTICHPMEYAKVLIQLGYEPLAPRRSTTLFGRPAMILPNVFQYIKFIKKSDGFFGCYRGLSARVLGLIASSQLTSKVISAVGIDLPEINDPPNIVTDEEPKIEDYMKLGRRDMIMHTASVIVSYPFHVVSVRMMASFIGKEEDYSSLFGAIVSIYRDDGILGFFHGIVPKLLGDLTCVAVTGVLAYYVNKYLVKSKDLRYYTVPLLTFVTSTITYPLVVVSTCMAVAGSSLKAGNMPAMPAYPSWQACWKDLLRNKQHKRGSSLIFRYYIAPIAAMQ, encoded by the coding sequence ATGGACGAGATAGAAAAAGAGAAAATAGCGGCCCTGCCGTCTCAACTTCTCGTCACCACAATATGTCACCCCATGGAATACGCGAAGGTACTTATCCAGCTCGGATACGAACCTCTGGCGCCGCGCCGGTCCACGACCCTATTCGGCCGCCCTGCCATGATATTACCTAACGTTTTCCAATACATCAAGTTTATTAAGAAGTCTGACGGATTCTTCGGCTGCTACCGAGGTTTGTCGGCGCGAGTGCTTGGTTTGATCGCTTCTAGCCAGCTTACATCGAAGGTAATAAGTGCAGTTGGTATTGACCTGCCCGAAATCAATGATCCACCAAACATTGTGACCGACGAGGAGCCTAAAATCGAAGACTACATGAAGCTCGGCCGTCGCGACATGATAATGCACACGGCTTCAGTCATCGTCTCGTATCCATTCCATGTCGTGTCTGTGCGAATGATGGCCTCGTTCATCGGCAAAGAAGAGGACTACAGCTCGTTATTTGGTGCTATCGTCTCCATTTACAGGGACGACGGTATCTTAGGATTTTTCCATGGGATTGTACCAAAGCTCTTGGGAGATTTAACTTGTGTTGCTGTTACAGGAGTGTTGGCTTACTATGTGAACAAATATTTGGTCAAATCCAAAGATCTAAGATATTACACCGTACCTCTGTTGACATTTGTGACTAGTACAATAACTTATCCCCTGGTGGTTGTGTCTACCTGCATGGCAGTGGCTGGTAGTAGTCTGAAGGCAGGCAACATGCCCGCTATGCCAGCATATCCTTCATGGCAAGCCTGCTGGAAGGACTTGCTGAGAAACAAACAACACAAACGCGGTTCCTCCCTAATCTTTAGGTATTACATAGCCCCCATTGCAGCTATGCAGTAG
- the LOC115443795 gene encoding U3 small nucleolar RNA-associated protein 6 homolog encodes MAELVNQRIEDMINELEQMRRVNLYSEEEIKEISRKRKEFEYHIQRRVKQKEDYVQYIAYELALLEDISLRRKQTKLSEKKKEIEYSIAQRLNRLFKQFIYRFQNDVQVYFEYIRFCRGVGFKQAISGIIGQMLQVHGDKPNMWLMASKWESEEENNLENAKGFLIKGIQRHPDSEALYLELFYIELIELTFKIETDEEKEKQIRRADVVWRNGLKNISNVSYLFKLLDLCMKYDVKGEILEGIKQEIWTRRNNKDVWPYIASKELQECHWKEIEEFVDDEYDFPPVVNNFIAVYEEALQKFPEESLCTKYIHDLLGLSDNVCVESQKIEAVKHAWMYGHDNGLLSSDMYSFGIEMLKLENKMSENELVEMLETALKRNSKHRHVWQELLLLNKDDEKKMVSILQDATKKVKTDDAVCLYNLVLDNVQSNTTLKNLYKKFQSCENAVLLEVKPKLLQKMYEHNGLKAAREMYDDLIRTPPTQIDVHTTMIDIEKSQDKINIKNIKKCYECLVQHHGSDNVGIWADYMNFEIDNGNASAAPGIYRRAVATLKKELVDEFIKTQALSKLK; translated from the exons atggcTGAATTAGTAAATCAACGTATTGAGGACATGATAAATGAGTTGGAACAGATGCGCAGGGTAAATTTATACAGTGAAGAAGAAATAAA agagATATCAAGAAAACGCAAAGAATTCGAATATCACATCCAACGTAGAGTAAAACAGAAAGAGGATTACGTCCAATACATAGCTTATGAGCTGGCGTTGCTCGAAGATATCTCACTCAGACGGAAACAAACAAAGTTGTCagagaaaaagaaagaaattgaGTATTCCATAGCACAGCGGCTGAACAGACTGttcaaacaatttatatacaGATTCCAGAATGATGTTCAAGTGTATTTTGAATATATCAGGTTTTGCAGAGGTGTTGGATTTAAACAGGCTATATCTGGTATTATTGGGCAAATGCTACAG GTACATGGCGACAAGCCAAATATGTGGCTCATGGCCAGCAAATGGGAAAGTGAAGAGGAAAATAATTTGGAAAATGCTAAAGGTTTCCTTATAAAAGGCATTCAGAGACATCCAGATTCAGAAGCATTATACTTGGAGTTATTCTATATTGAACTAATAGAATTAACATTCAAAATTGAGACGGATGAAGAAAAG gaaaaacaaataagaaggGCAGATGTTGTTTGGAGGAATGGCTTGAAGAACATCAGTAATGTATCGTACTTGTTTAAACTACTTGATTTATGCATGAAATATGATGTGAAGGGAGAGATTTTGGAAGGAATAAAACAAGAGATATGGACAAGACGTAATAATAAAGATGTGTGGCCTTATATAGCGTCAAAGGAGTTGCAG GAGTGTCATTGGAAGGAAATTGAAGAATTTGTAGATGACGAGTACGATTTTCCTCCTgtggttaataattttatagctgTCTATGAAGAAGCTTTGCAAAAG TTTCCAGAAGAAAGtttatgtacaaaatacatCCATGATCTGCTGGGTTTGAGTGATAATGTTTGTGTTGAATCACAAAAGATCGAAGCTGTTAAACACGCCTGGATGTACGGCCATGACAATGGATTGCTGTCCAGTGACATGTACAGTTTTGGAATTGAAATGTTGAAACTGGAAAACAAAATGTCGGAAAATGAACTTGTAGAG atgtTAGAAACCGCCCTAAAAAGAAATTCGAAACATAGGCATGTATGGCAGGAACTCCTGTTGTTAAATAAAGATGACGAAAAGAAAATGGTGTCTATCTTACAAGATGCAACAAAGAAAGTGAAGACTGATGATGCTGTATGTCTGTACAATCTTGTATTGGACAATGTCCAGTCAAATACAACT TTGAAGaacttgtataaaaaattcCAAAGTTGTGAGAACGCTGTTTTGTTGGAGGTGAAACCGAAATTATTGCAGAAAATGTATGAGCATAACGGACTGAAGGCGGCCAGAGAAATGTATGATGACCTAATTAGGACACCACCTACTCAAATAGATGTTCACACGACTATGATAGATATAGAGAAATCacaagacaaaataaatattaaaaacattaagaaGTGTTACGAATGCTTAGTTCAGCATCATGGCAGTGACAATGTTGGTATCTGGGCagattatatgaattttgaaattGATAATGGGAATGCATCAGCAGCACCAGGGATTTACAGAAGAGCTGTTGCAACACTAAAGAAGGAGTTGGTGGATGAGTTCATCAAAACTCAAGCAttgtctaaattaaaataa